The following coding sequences are from one Pseudoalteromonas carrageenovora IAM 12662 window:
- a CDS encoding curli assembly protein CsgF, with protein sequence MDGKMKKIALIIITTLSFSASATEIIYTPINPSFGGNPLNANMLLSKAQAQNKHKAPSVEKGYAEQFQDTLERTYLNRMVREITDMAFGEDIEDSLFDQDSIFMSGDYQIEVITSTTDSITVKITNMLDDSVVIIEVPRFG encoded by the coding sequence ATGGATGGTAAAATGAAAAAAATAGCACTTATAATAATAACAACATTAAGTTTTTCAGCCTCTGCGACTGAAATAATTTACACTCCAATAAACCCAAGCTTTGGTGGCAACCCATTAAACGCAAATATGCTGCTGAGCAAAGCTCAAGCACAAAATAAACATAAAGCACCTAGCGTTGAAAAAGGTTACGCCGAGCAATTTCAAGACACATTAGAGCGCACATATTTAAACCGTATGGTCAGAGAAATTACTGATATGGCGTTTGGTGAAGACATTGAAGACAGTCTTTTTGACCAAGACTCAATTTTTATGAGTGGCGATTATCAAATAGAAGTAATAACCAGTACAACAGACAGTATTACCGTAAAAATAACAAATATGTTAGATGACTCTGTTGTGATCATCGAAGTACCGAGGTTTGGATAA
- a CDS encoding TraB/GumN family protein: MSKINTDVNYRTMVGNARLVIIAESSHNPVSYKYEAIKALKQLKAAGFTHFAMEMLPIKIKEKIDFYQRTGKGFDVIYKHFRENWYWNGAASTGYSELVKAANSLGMKIIPLDMPVEVMDKIDGRCSWEDADGGLCTDSHIQRNQMWASILSSSLKIEKGSRIVAFMHRYHAFNAGNRHVGVDSILLNLKISGISIIDYIGGMTCKDSGVCEGEGDLKKPLRETYFYRKGAFLPSPVPSYTVHLPEQSLGK, encoded by the coding sequence GTGAGTAAAATAAACACGGATGTAAATTACAGAACAATGGTAGGTAACGCGCGCTTAGTGATTATTGCCGAGTCTAGCCATAATCCAGTATCTTATAAATATGAGGCTATAAAGGCTCTAAAACAACTTAAAGCTGCGGGTTTCACTCATTTTGCGATGGAAATGTTACCTATAAAGATAAAAGAAAAAATAGATTTTTATCAACGTACTGGTAAAGGTTTTGATGTGATTTACAAACATTTTCGAGAAAATTGGTATTGGAATGGTGCTGCTAGCACAGGTTATAGTGAGCTAGTTAAAGCTGCTAACTCTCTAGGTATGAAAATTATTCCGTTAGATATGCCTGTTGAGGTGATGGATAAAATTGATGGTAGGTGCAGTTGGGAGGACGCTGATGGTGGTTTATGTACTGATTCACATATTCAAAGAAATCAAATGTGGGCGAGCATACTAAGCAGTTCCCTTAAAATTGAAAAAGGCTCCCGTATTGTTGCATTTATGCATCGGTATCATGCATTTAATGCTGGTAATAGGCATGTAGGTGTTGATTCTATTTTACTTAATTTAAAAATCAGTGGAATAAGTATAATTGACTATATTGGTGGGATGACCTGCAAAGATAGTGGAGTTTGTGAAGGTGAAGGCGACTTAAAAAAGCCGCTTAGAGAGACTTATTTCTATAGGAAAGGTGCATTTTTACCTTCACCAGTACCTTCTTATACTGTCCATCTTCCAGAACAATCTTTAGGGAAGTGA
- a CDS encoding curlin, whose amino-acid sequence MKLNKSLLSCAVAIAMGTSFASYADTDNKSASSSQLSTKITTESVENTLTLSQTLSENNAYLYQDGDSNTMLVTTIGNNNDTEVVQNQFGNYAQVITTGDNNTQVYSQDGVANGFISEVTGNNNMLFVSQFGQGFFVNNEAINIVTGDDNLIDVEQGNGGHWFYNMDMQGNANEITSLQTGEWHEAEITMLSGDENTLDLVQDGYWNTFKVSSLQGNDNELEVEQDGDRNAVAFSAISGDANEIEIEQDGLTNAVTFAAVIGDDNQIDLDQEGSLNTIESNLFEGSNNEVSATQVGAENLMTADLIGDNNELTSMQNGDLNEVYMGVIGSDNEFSSSQMGDLNSIHLANFNGTGNDVDLVQSGDENTMLVQSSYPDVSLTSNDNDIDISQSGSQNETVVTLAGILDSNNNQIDISQDGTLNLVDMMVEGNNHSIDISQEGEGNWVSGIEQSAFLVGGENVSFSVTQVGNDNLVEGSVIGYDSTVSVTQIGDGNTATITQM is encoded by the coding sequence ATGAAGTTAAATAAATCACTTTTAAGCTGCGCTGTTGCTATTGCAATGGGTACCAGCTTTGCCTCATACGCTGATACGGATAATAAATCAGCTTCTAGCTCACAACTTAGCACCAAAATTACAACTGAAAGTGTTGAAAATACATTAACGTTGAGCCAAACATTATCTGAAAACAATGCATACCTTTATCAAGATGGCGACAGCAACACCATGCTTGTCACTACAATTGGTAACAATAATGATACTGAAGTTGTACAAAACCAGTTTGGTAATTATGCCCAAGTAATTACAACAGGTGACAACAACACACAAGTATACTCTCAAGATGGCGTTGCAAACGGCTTTATCTCTGAAGTAACTGGTAATAATAACATGTTGTTTGTTTCACAATTTGGCCAAGGCTTTTTTGTAAATAACGAAGCAATTAATATTGTAACAGGTGATGATAACCTGATTGATGTAGAGCAAGGTAATGGCGGTCACTGGTTCTACAACATGGATATGCAAGGTAATGCAAATGAAATCACATCTTTGCAAACTGGTGAATGGCATGAAGCAGAAATTACTATGCTTTCAGGCGATGAAAATACACTTGATCTAGTTCAAGACGGCTACTGGAATACCTTCAAAGTAAGTAGCTTACAAGGTAACGACAACGAACTTGAAGTTGAACAAGACGGTGATCGTAACGCTGTAGCATTTAGTGCAATTTCTGGTGATGCAAATGAAATTGAAATTGAGCAAGATGGCTTAACTAATGCGGTAACGTTTGCAGCTGTAATTGGCGACGACAACCAAATAGATTTAGATCAAGAAGGTTCATTAAATACAATTGAATCAAACTTATTTGAAGGTTCGAATAATGAAGTTTCAGCAACTCAAGTTGGCGCTGAAAACTTAATGACAGCCGATTTAATTGGTGACAACAACGAACTAACATCAATGCAAAACGGTGATTTGAACGAAGTTTACATGGGTGTAATTGGTTCAGACAATGAATTTTCATCAAGCCAAATGGGTGATTTAAACTCTATTCACTTAGCTAACTTTAACGGCACAGGTAACGATGTTGATTTAGTGCAATCTGGCGATGAAAATACAATGCTTGTGCAATCATCTTACCCAGATGTGTCTTTAACGTCTAACGACAACGATATTGATATTTCGCAAAGTGGCTCTCAAAACGAAACTGTTGTAACGCTTGCTGGGATTCTTGATAGCAACAATAACCAAATTGACATTTCGCAAGATGGTACATTAAACCTAGTTGACATGATGGTTGAAGGTAATAACCACAGCATTGATATTTCACAAGAAGGTGAAGGCAACTGGGTAAGCGGCATTGAACAGTCTGCCTTTTTAGTAGGCGGTGAAAATGTGTCGTTCAGTGTTACTCAAGTAGGTAATGACAACCTTGTTGAAGGCTCTGTAATTGGCTACGACAGCACTGTGTCAGTTACTCAAATTGGTGACGGAAACACTGCAACAATTACGCAAATGTAA
- a CDS encoding EAL domain-containing protein produces MKKYQQKSIIAVITGGVVFVAGCFVLLYFAAQQLTTQINTDAKYIIDHLDSAAQERRDILTPLNKFAFKQCDEATLLEMRRALFDSKYAIDIGFFINNQLVCTTGAGLLSNVINDREPDYIRKDENVRVRYEPQLYLLLFTGRPMKVIIVRQGNFNLIMDLRAFDSAGIESPSWEVIYKEDEKLHHLAGIEGLFSQVGTHSFLPYETGFTCSNNNANYCAAVHLPWSKFFSNNHLLLIISLILTCLAGVSSALLVDARIAARRSTNQRIKKGLKKGSFYWTYQPIICLQTGKLIGCEVLARFEDKYGALFPDEFIPVIRKKHLTWAFTEAMIATTLKELTSIEALPKGFKVSLNIFPCDVEQGNVSLLPQITELTDSRFIICLEITEDEYLDTSMAHAHFRTLVESGFNLSLDDFGTGYSNLRNLQNLSFHQLKIDRTFVQDIATEGLKASMIPNIMELVHKFNYTCVAEGIETSEQEAILKTAGVHYGQGWKYGKPMTAATFKTFLTKQNF; encoded by the coding sequence ATGAAAAAGTACCAACAAAAATCAATAATAGCCGTTATAACCGGAGGTGTGGTATTTGTGGCTGGCTGTTTTGTTTTATTGTATTTTGCAGCGCAGCAATTAACGACACAAATAAATACAGACGCTAAATACATTATTGACCATCTTGACTCTGCCGCGCAAGAACGTCGCGATATATTAACCCCACTTAATAAATTTGCTTTTAAACAATGCGATGAAGCTACTTTGCTTGAGATGCGCCGTGCTTTGTTTGATTCAAAATATGCCATTGATATAGGCTTTTTTATAAATAATCAGCTCGTGTGCACTACCGGTGCGGGTTTATTAAGCAACGTTATAAACGACAGAGAGCCCGACTACATTCGCAAAGACGAAAATGTACGTGTGCGGTATGAGCCACAATTATACTTATTACTGTTTACCGGCCGCCCAATGAAAGTAATCATAGTTCGCCAAGGTAACTTTAATTTAATTATGGACTTAAGAGCATTCGATTCTGCTGGCATTGAGTCGCCTAGCTGGGAAGTAATTTATAAAGAAGATGAAAAGTTGCACCACTTAGCAGGCATAGAAGGGCTTTTTAGTCAGGTAGGAACTCACTCTTTTTTACCTTACGAAACAGGTTTTACCTGTAGTAATAATAATGCTAATTATTGCGCTGCGGTACATTTACCTTGGAGTAAGTTTTTCTCTAATAACCACTTATTGTTAATTATTTCTTTAATTTTGACTTGTTTAGCGGGTGTATCGAGTGCATTGCTGGTTGATGCTCGCATCGCAGCGCGTCGCTCTACTAATCAACGTATTAAAAAAGGGCTTAAAAAAGGCTCATTTTATTGGACTTACCAACCTATTATTTGTTTGCAAACAGGCAAGCTAATTGGCTGTGAGGTGTTAGCACGCTTTGAAGATAAGTATGGCGCACTCTTCCCCGATGAGTTTATTCCAGTAATTAGAAAAAAACATTTAACGTGGGCTTTTACCGAGGCAATGATAGCCACTACGCTTAAAGAGCTTACGTCAATAGAGGCATTACCAAAGGGATTTAAAGTATCACTTAATATATTTCCGTGTGATGTAGAGCAAGGTAATGTGTCGCTGTTACCACAAATTACAGAGCTTACCGATTCACGGTTTATTATTTGTTTAGAAATAACAGAAGATGAATACCTTGATACAAGTATGGCTCATGCTCATTTTAGAACCTTGGTTGAATCGGGTTTTAATTTGTCGTTAGATGACTTTGGTACTGGTTATTCAAATTTAAGAAATTTACAAAATCTGAGTTTTCATCAACTTAAAATCGACCGTACCTTTGTTCAAGATATAGCCACTGAAGGCTTAAAAGCCTCTATGATCCCTAACATTATGGAGCTTGTACATAAATTTAATTACACCTGTGTAGCTGAAGGAATAGAAACCTCTGAACAAGAGGCTATATTAAAAACAGCTGGAGTACATTACGGACAAGGTTGGAAGTATGGGAAACCGATGACAGCCGCTACATTTAAAACGTTTTTAACTAAGCAAAACTTTTAA
- a CDS encoding lipase family protein, producing MNTLTPEQAVQLALLAYDAKDIKNTDLINNSLSPSLRGQVDFSISRHSVQGVSGGFISHLFGLSSGFGLVGHGMGSLKGESVIAIRGTDTIRDGITDLHFGLSGGANGSMVHAGFNKTFYSMQHALQDFIKDNYKNKITGGVHVVGHSLGGALATLSADWIKAEFGLPVKLYTFGSPRVGLENFSRAATSRIDKIYRCTHGADPVAKVPLWPFSHAPYNGQEIRLDNGQGLKGPAHKLDGTPGYINTANSNDWNNLTVKANHFLSTPVRLKFEDRNQASFNSHWSDKLTAALITLLKDAGYYSAVATQASIGTGLTFYDMLARTLDKIAKASASFATQTLGLLGHMLVFAGKVIRKAVELTYSFIKYVFDSTLGALFRAAREGLNGLD from the coding sequence ATGAATACATTAACACCTGAACAAGCGGTACAACTTGCGTTACTTGCTTATGACGCTAAAGATATTAAGAATACAGATCTTATAAATAATTCATTGTCTCCTTCTTTACGCGGTCAAGTTGATTTTTCTATAAGCCGTCATTCAGTTCAAGGTGTATCTGGTGGCTTTATCTCACATTTATTTGGATTAAGCTCAGGCTTTGGTCTTGTAGGTCATGGTATGGGTAGCTTAAAAGGAGAATCAGTAATAGCAATCAGAGGTACAGATACAATACGCGATGGCATTACCGATCTTCACTTTGGCTTAAGCGGTGGTGCAAATGGCAGTATGGTTCATGCAGGATTTAATAAAACGTTTTATAGTATGCAGCATGCTTTACAAGATTTTATTAAAGATAATTATAAAAATAAAATCACCGGCGGAGTCCATGTTGTTGGGCACAGTTTAGGTGGTGCTTTAGCAACACTTTCTGCTGATTGGATTAAGGCGGAGTTTGGGCTCCCTGTTAAATTATATACGTTTGGATCACCACGTGTTGGGCTTGAAAACTTCTCTCGTGCTGCAACCTCAAGAATTGATAAAATTTACCGCTGTACTCATGGGGCAGACCCAGTTGCCAAAGTGCCTTTGTGGCCTTTTTCACATGCTCCTTACAATGGTCAAGAAATACGTTTAGATAATGGCCAAGGTTTAAAAGGCCCTGCTCATAAATTAGATGGTACACCAGGTTACATTAACACGGCTAACAGTAACGATTGGAATAACTTAACTGTAAAAGCTAACCACTTTTTAAGTACGCCTGTGCGTTTAAAGTTTGAAGACAGAAATCAAGCTTCATTTAATTCACATTGGTCTGATAAATTAACGGCCGCGTTAATAACGCTACTTAAAGATGCTGGTTATTACAGTGCAGTTGCTACCCAAGCATCTATTGGTACAGGGCTCACTTTTTACGATATGTTGGCACGTACTTTAGATAAAATAGCGAAGGCTTCAGCCTCGTTTGCAACGCAAACACTTGGTTTACTTGGGCATATGTTAGTGTTTGCAGGCAAAGTAATTCGTAAAGCGGTAGAGCTAACATATAGCTTTATAAAATACGTATTTGACTCAACCCTTGGTGCATTATTTAGAGCAGCGAGGGAGGGGTTAAACGGCCTAGATTAA
- a CDS encoding CsgG/HfaB family protein produces the protein MHKILITITLLGLSGCTSMANLIPPSQQKAMSLEPTEIFSDLKNLPKPVGSIPVSVYSFRDQTGQYKPQTNVSSFSTAVTQGANSILIQALHESDWFTPVEREGLQNILTERKIIRAGQSDNPNQAELPPLTTAKIILEGGIISYDTNVKTGGLGMEYFGIGASELYREDAISIYLRAVDVRTGQVLLSVATSKKVLSQEMRAGFFRYVSYKRLAEAEAGFSDNEPMSICVTQAIEKALTDLITKGINKGLWAQKTA, from the coding sequence ATGCACAAGATACTAATAACAATAACTTTATTAGGCCTTAGTGGCTGCACAAGTATGGCAAATTTAATTCCCCCTTCTCAGCAAAAAGCGATGTCTTTAGAACCAACAGAAATATTTAGCGATTTAAAAAATTTACCTAAACCTGTTGGTAGTATTCCTGTTTCTGTCTATTCATTTAGAGATCAAACGGGTCAATATAAGCCGCAAACTAACGTCAGCTCTTTTTCAACAGCGGTTACACAAGGCGCTAACTCAATACTAATACAAGCCCTGCATGAGTCTGATTGGTTTACACCTGTAGAACGAGAAGGCCTTCAAAATATATTAACTGAGCGAAAAATTATTAGAGCAGGTCAATCCGATAACCCAAACCAAGCAGAATTACCCCCTTTAACTACTGCAAAAATAATTTTAGAAGGTGGCATTATTAGTTACGACACCAACGTAAAAACTGGCGGCTTAGGTATGGAATATTTTGGTATTGGCGCATCGGAGCTATACCGTGAAGATGCAATATCTATTTACTTACGTGCAGTTGATGTACGTACTGGGCAAGTATTATTAAGTGTAGCGACTAGTAAAAAAGTGCTTAGCCAAGAAATGCGAGCGGGATTTTTTAGATACGTAAGCTACAAGCGTTTAGCCGAAGCTGAGGCTGGTTTTAGTGATAACGAACCTATGAGCATTTGTGTAACACAAGCCATTGAAAAAGCACTCACTGATTTAATAACAAAAGGTATTAACAAAGGTTTGTGGGCTCAAAAAACAGCGTAA
- a CDS encoding SGNH/GDSL hydrolase family protein: MIKNILCFGDSNTWGLNSVTGKRFDENSRWPALLNKNLGPGFNVIEAGQPNRTLVNNPPFDGVLSGVSYLKPYLDTHKLNIIVVALGTNDLKKRFDLTSSAIANGLNDLINAIKAFYQSNSTLKPPQIIVISPAKIRLTEQYARIYSGADVKLKTLSDEFKQIADNQKCEFINLNSVNALAEDGIHFNAQEHEQISYLIANAIKQLMNNF; this comes from the coding sequence ATTATAAAAAACATACTTTGCTTTGGCGACTCAAATACATGGGGCTTAAACTCTGTAACGGGTAAACGTTTTGATGAAAATAGTCGTTGGCCAGCGCTACTAAATAAAAATTTAGGGCCTGGCTTTAACGTAATTGAGGCGGGGCAACCAAATCGTACTTTGGTGAATAACCCACCGTTTGACGGAGTGCTTAGCGGTGTTAGTTATTTAAAACCTTATTTAGATACGCATAAACTAAATATTATAGTCGTTGCACTGGGTACTAACGATCTTAAAAAACGTTTTGATTTAACTTCAAGCGCAATTGCAAATGGGTTAAATGACTTAATTAATGCTATTAAAGCGTTTTACCAATCTAATAGTACGTTAAAACCTCCTCAAATTATTGTTATTAGCCCTGCTAAAATAAGGCTAACTGAGCAATATGCGCGCATCTACAGCGGTGCTGATGTAAAGCTAAAAACACTGTCTGACGAATTTAAGCAAATAGCCGATAATCAAAAATGTGAGTTTATAAATTTGAACTCGGTGAACGCATTAGCAGAAGATGGTATTCACTTTAATGCCCAAGAGCACGAGCAAATCAGCTACTTAATTGCTAATGCGATAAAGCAATTAATGAACAATTTTTGA
- a CDS encoding DsrE family protein encodes MKYLLWLVLLFSPLINAAEQPIKGFGNYYDVPQHDEINDSTVFKIAFDVGDGAKKGEQNNSMNSLARFINMHVAHGVKPENIQLALVVHGSASVDVLANSEYKKRFSANNKNQALIKQLLAKNTKVYVCGQSATHFKVTPALLIDGVKMSLSAMTAHAQLQQQGYTLNPF; translated from the coding sequence ATGAAATATTTACTATGGTTAGTACTGCTTTTTAGCCCTTTAATAAATGCAGCTGAGCAACCAATTAAAGGGTTTGGTAATTATTATGATGTTCCTCAACATGATGAAATTAATGACTCTACGGTATTCAAAATAGCCTTTGATGTTGGCGATGGCGCTAAAAAAGGTGAGCAGAACAATTCAATGAACTCACTTGCACGTTTTATTAATATGCATGTAGCGCATGGTGTAAAGCCTGAAAACATTCAACTTGCATTAGTTGTGCACGGCAGCGCAAGCGTTGATGTGTTAGCTAACAGCGAATATAAAAAGCGCTTTAGTGCTAACAATAAAAACCAAGCCTTAATTAAGCAGTTACTTGCTAAGAACACTAAAGTGTATGTGTGCGGGCAATCGGCTACTCACTTTAAAGTAACACCAGCGCTTTTAATTGATGGTGTAAAAATGTCGCTTTCAGCGATGACCGCTCATGCACAACTTCAACAGCAAGGCTATACGCTCAATCCATTTTAA
- a CDS encoding LuxR C-terminal-related transcriptional regulator has protein sequence MSQQQAIFVKTTFQSSFHTESYTTILKTIQALFGDIKMDDTLPKAEQRGHYDLFLIDGAKNNWHDLIPADLICLAKQYSIVVFNVDKENVCEKNLLLNHINGVFYKSDEPEDIFKGLVRVSAGELWFTRKVISQAFNDILAVAASFNNLSDNIELKQDDYAHLTKREKSVIHLIAQGASNNAIADKLNISDHTVKTHLYSAFKKTNSRNRIELANWAQRYISVLLPMSK, from the coding sequence ATGTCACAGCAGCAGGCTATTTTTGTAAAGACCACATTCCAGTCATCTTTTCACACAGAAAGTTACACAACTATTTTAAAAACGATCCAGGCGCTTTTTGGCGATATCAAAATGGACGATACTTTGCCTAAAGCAGAGCAACGCGGTCATTATGATTTGTTTTTAATTGATGGTGCTAAAAATAATTGGCACGACCTAATTCCAGCAGATCTAATATGCTTAGCTAAGCAATACAGCATTGTTGTTTTTAATGTAGATAAAGAAAATGTTTGTGAAAAAAACTTATTACTAAACCATATAAATGGTGTGTTTTATAAATCAGACGAGCCTGAAGATATTTTTAAAGGATTGGTAAGGGTAAGTGCAGGGGAGCTTTGGTTTACTCGTAAGGTCATTTCTCAAGCATTTAACGATATACTGGCTGTTGCAGCTTCATTTAATAACTTAAGCGATAATATAGAGCTTAAGCAAGATGATTACGCACATTTAACGAAGCGAGAAAAGTCGGTTATTCATTTAATAGCGCAAGGCGCGAGTAATAACGCCATTGCTGATAAGCTTAATATTAGCGATCACACTGTAAAAACTCACTTGTACAGCGCGTTTAAAAAAACCAACTCTCGTAATCGAATTGAATTAGCTAATTGGGCCCAGCGTTACATATCGGTTTTACTTCCAATGAGTAAGTAA
- a CDS encoding flavodoxin family protein: MQQKLERSTVIIYSSARKNGNTQAHVNGFAEQNAVRVICLDDYKIAPYCYNKNYKNDDFYAVFESLLKYDHWVFASPVYWYSTTVQMKLFIDRITDYMDDEVLKPKLRTLRSKHFSVLSNASSSEAPACFIEQFKNTFSYLGMQFINHSHKSTQKVA; encoded by the coding sequence ATGCAACAAAAACTTGAGCGTAGTACGGTTATTATTTATTCAAGCGCACGTAAAAATGGTAATACACAGGCGCACGTTAACGGATTTGCAGAGCAAAATGCTGTGCGTGTAATTTGCCTGGATGATTATAAAATTGCGCCATACTGCTATAACAAAAACTATAAAAATGATGATTTTTACGCTGTATTTGAATCGCTTTTAAAGTATGACCATTGGGTGTTTGCCTCGCCCGTTTATTGGTATAGCACCACAGTACAAATGAAATTATTTATTGATAGAATAACCGATTACATGGACGATGAAGTATTAAAGCCAAAGTTACGAACGCTGCGTAGTAAGCATTTTTCTGTGCTTTCGAATGCGTCATCAAGCGAAGCCCCTGCGTGTTTTATAGAGCAGTTTAAAAATACGTTTAGCTATTTAGGCATGCAGTTTATTAACCATAGCCATAAAAGTACCCAAAAGGTTGCTTAA
- the soxR gene encoding redox-sensitive transcriptional activator SoxR, whose translation MPIDQKKLTEANLTVGYVAKRSSVKVSTLHFYETKGLIRSWRNGGNQRRYKKDVLRRIAVIKAAQAMGITLDEIKQTLATLPDKRTPTQKDWSALSKQWQTQLDERIAYMQRLRDRVDGCIGCGCLSMSKCPIYNKNDHLGENQSGAILLEQD comes from the coding sequence ATGCCTATAGATCAAAAAAAACTAACTGAGGCCAACTTAACAGTAGGTTATGTAGCAAAGCGTAGCAGCGTAAAAGTATCAACCCTACATTTTTACGAAACAAAAGGACTAATACGTAGCTGGCGAAATGGCGGCAACCAACGCCGCTACAAAAAAGATGTATTACGCCGTATAGCGGTAATAAAAGCCGCACAAGCAATGGGAATAACCCTTGATGAAATTAAACAAACACTGGCTACTTTGCCAGATAAGCGTACACCCACGCAAAAAGACTGGTCAGCCCTTTCAAAGCAGTGGCAAACACAGCTTGATGAACGCATAGCGTATATGCAGCGCCTGCGCGATCGCGTTGATGGGTGTATTGGTTGTGGATGCTTATCTATGAGTAAGTGCCCTATTTATAACAAAAACGACCACTTAGGCGAAAACCAAAGTGGTGCTATTTTATTAGAGCAAGATTAA
- a CDS encoding curli production assembly/transport protein CsgE, producing the protein MKKHIQIRNYLLPIFLCFSSASFGADELEIDGLLLDRSISRFGHQFYYEFSNYWRDLPSTAGFNIEIRETVIPKAGTKLSLIMNNQLVYATYLGRRLAPLDERVEQAVYTVIDAMARSNMATSSPDMAVNGW; encoded by the coding sequence ATGAAAAAACATATTCAGATTCGTAACTACCTACTCCCCATTTTTCTGTGTTTTTCTTCGGCAAGCTTTGGCGCCGACGAACTAGAAATAGATGGCTTATTACTCGATAGAAGTATTAGCCGCTTTGGTCATCAGTTTTATTACGAGTTTTCAAACTACTGGCGAGATCTTCCCTCAACAGCTGGTTTTAATATTGAAATAAGAGAAACCGTAATCCCTAAAGCTGGCACAAAACTTTCTTTAATTATGAACAACCAACTAGTGTATGCAACTTACTTAGGCCGTAGATTAGCGCCCCTTGATGAGCGAGTTGAACAAGCTGTTTATACTGTAATAGACGCAATGGCGCGTTCAAACATGGCAACATCATCACCCGATATGGCTGTAAATGGATGGTAA
- a CDS encoding DUF6795 domain-containing protein produces the protein MFLSRLKIFVLVIVSITVVFFTTSQACADMFGFFKKHDFVLSVPINGQLLEDGKPLANVTVFKSFTFGDEYLDETTSDENGHFSFPEKVIKTSKPSNMFDNGSLIQHIYIKSDNAQDKVIWFARLGLHKQSATLNGYLNNLMCDIAKEPQTYDIPIIEDKQHVFTVYTTCKI, from the coding sequence TTGTTTTTATCGCGTTTAAAAATTTTTGTGTTGGTAATAGTCTCTATTACCGTTGTTTTTTTTACTACATCACAGGCTTGTGCAGATATGTTTGGTTTTTTTAAAAAACATGATTTTGTTTTATCAGTTCCAATTAATGGTCAGCTACTAGAAGACGGTAAGCCACTTGCGAATGTGACTGTTTTTAAGTCGTTTACATTTGGCGATGAGTACTTAGATGAAACAACATCAGACGAGAATGGTCATTTTTCATTCCCTGAAAAGGTTATTAAAACCTCTAAGCCATCGAATATGTTTGATAACGGATCTTTAATTCAGCACATTTATATAAAAAGTGATAACGCTCAAGATAAGGTTATTTGGTTTGCTAGACTCGGTTTACATAAACAAAGTGCTACCTTGAATGGTTATTTAAATAACTTAATGTGCGACATAGCAAAAGAGCCTCAAACTTACGACATACCTATTATTGAAGATAAACAACACGTTTTTACGGTTTATACAACATGTAAAATTTAG